A genomic segment from Peribacillus sp. ACCC06369 encodes:
- a CDS encoding acyl-CoA dehydrogenase family protein translates to MINLFIKTESQKTWLKKLYEVESKFKNNSAQIDELAFFPKEHIQDLIRMGYTSSTLPKSYGGGGLKVYDMILLQETLASFDSATALSIGWNLGVIGDLFEQESWTKKNLDFIAGEVLNGALVNRSVSEAQTGSPTRGGRPGTKAVKKGDYWVISGRKTYTTMSPVLTYFLVSAWIEERQKVGFFLLHKDLDGLYIDETWDVISMRGTGSHDLVLKDVEVDDSKLVELPEMPSGNRFNAWILHIPACYLGIAQAARDYAIHFANNYTPNSINAPISQLANVQQLLGEIDLELMKARHFLYSVAEAYDDESRRIHFTNELGAAKHIVTNSAITIVDKAMRIVGAKSLQRNNPLQRHYRDVRAGLHNPPMDDVTIKNLAKLAIEQTKTNLSGHPLLK, encoded by the coding sequence GTGATTAACCTATTCATTAAGACGGAGAGTCAAAAAACGTGGCTGAAAAAATTATATGAAGTAGAATCAAAATTCAAAAATAATTCTGCTCAAATTGATGAATTGGCCTTTTTTCCGAAAGAACATATTCAAGATTTAATTCGTATGGGATATACAAGTTCAACTCTTCCCAAATCCTATGGTGGCGGAGGGTTAAAAGTTTATGACATGATTCTCCTTCAAGAAACATTGGCTAGTTTTGATTCAGCGACTGCGCTATCCATTGGTTGGAACCTTGGAGTGATAGGAGACCTTTTTGAACAGGAAAGTTGGACAAAAAAGAACTTAGATTTTATTGCTGGGGAAGTTTTAAATGGCGCTTTAGTGAACCGTTCCGTTAGTGAAGCGCAAACTGGCAGTCCGACTCGCGGGGGACGCCCCGGAACGAAGGCAGTCAAAAAGGGAGATTACTGGGTTATTTCCGGACGTAAAACCTATACAACCATGTCCCCAGTTTTAACTTATTTCCTAGTTTCAGCATGGATCGAGGAAAGGCAAAAGGTTGGATTTTTTCTCCTGCATAAAGATTTGGATGGGCTCTACATAGATGAAACATGGGACGTAATTTCAATGAGGGGGACAGGAAGTCATGATTTGGTCCTTAAAGATGTTGAAGTGGATGATTCAAAACTTGTTGAGTTACCTGAAATGCCAAGTGGAAACAGATTCAATGCTTGGATCCTTCATATTCCAGCCTGTTACCTAGGCATTGCGCAAGCTGCAAGGGATTACGCCATACACTTTGCCAATAACTATACTCCAAACAGTATAAATGCACCTATCAGCCAGCTGGCTAATGTCCAACAACTGTTAGGAGAAATTGATTTGGAATTAATGAAAGCCAGGCATTTCTTATATAGCGTTGCCGAGGCTTATGATGATGAATCACGAAGAATTCATTTCACAAATGAGCTGGGGGCTGCAAAACATATTGTTACAAACTCAGCCATTACAATTGTCGATAAAGCCATGCGAATAGTCGGTGCAAAAAGTCTTCAACGCAATAATCCACTACAAAGGCACTATAGGGATGTAAGAGCTGGTTTACACAATCCTCCGATGGACGATGTAACGATAAAGAATTTAGCAAAATTGGCAATTGAACAGACAAAAACCAATTTAAGCGGCCATCCACTTTTAAAATGA
- a CDS encoding TAXI family TRAP transporter solute-binding subunit — MRKFHKCFILVMILTVTSIITACGDSKTGGGSGSGNQNLSLLTGGTGGTYYPLGGQIGKIISDKTKANITPQTSGASAENMETLRVGEAEIAFSQTDIAAYALEGKEMFDGKPIDNIQAISSLYPETVQIVTTAKSGIKSIEDLKGKKVSVGAPGSGAYINAMQILEIHGLSEKDIKGQNLSFDESAEGIQAGNIDAAFITAGTPTGAVEALSVQNDIIILPIAEDKIQALVKKYPYYAEDSIPSGTYKIKSEVKTVAVKAMLVVTKDLDEDLVYEMTKAVYDNTDQITHAKGDYITAETALEGLGDMEVHPGAAKYFKEKGVSK, encoded by the coding sequence ATGAGAAAATTTCATAAGTGCTTTATATTGGTTATGATTTTGACGGTCACCAGTATTATCACGGCCTGCGGTGACAGTAAAACAGGTGGTGGATCCGGCAGCGGAAACCAAAACCTGAGTCTGTTGACTGGTGGAACGGGAGGTACATACTATCCACTCGGAGGACAAATTGGAAAAATCATTTCCGATAAAACAAAAGCGAATATAACACCTCAGACATCCGGTGCCTCGGCTGAAAATATGGAAACTTTAAGAGTTGGAGAAGCTGAAATCGCTTTTTCGCAAACGGATATTGCCGCATACGCACTTGAAGGAAAAGAAATGTTTGACGGGAAACCCATAGACAATATACAAGCGATCAGTTCTTTATATCCTGAAACGGTTCAAATTGTAACGACAGCAAAAAGTGGCATTAAATCAATTGAGGATTTAAAGGGTAAAAAGGTATCAGTAGGTGCACCGGGTTCAGGTGCATACATCAATGCTATGCAAATACTGGAAATCCATGGGTTGTCTGAGAAAGATATTAAAGGACAAAATCTATCTTTCGATGAGTCGGCGGAAGGAATCCAAGCAGGAAATATTGATGCAGCTTTCATTACGGCCGGAACACCAACTGGTGCAGTTGAGGCGCTGTCCGTACAAAATGATATTATTATCCTGCCTATTGCAGAGGACAAAATTCAAGCTTTGGTTAAAAAGTATCCATACTATGCTGAAGATTCAATTCCAAGTGGTACGTACAAAATCAAATCCGAGGTAAAAACAGTTGCTGTTAAAGCGATGTTAGTGGTTACAAAGGATCTGGATGAAGATTTAGTTTATGAAATGACAAAAGCTGTTTATGACAACACAGATCAAATCACACATGCAAAAGGCGATTACATTACAGCAGAAACTGCACTTGAAGGGTTAGGGGATATGGAAGTTCATCCTGGCGCAGCAAAATACTTTAAAGAAAAAGGTGTTTCCAAGTAA
- a CDS encoding LysR family transcriptional regulator — translation MNFLSLRYFIEVSNHLSFSEASKTLHISQPGLSQQISSLEKQLGFKLLNRTTRKITLTEEGEYIYKKLAPSFEDIEKTVNYIVENKTIPKPKMKIATVPSAASIYIPKLLKKVVEEYPETEFYVHETTSSRAVKLVNQQNYHIGFIRTPIHNNIIANEGLSMIEFLRFPLQLVVSIDHPLAQKDSIHLYEAKDEPFIHYDAVQAHSLQFLLEKACLTAGFSPKELCKGSELLTIANLISNNLGVALMPEDMVSLLGKSKVKALNIDNSELSSSISAVWKNKDESMLTKHILKTLKNEHAFNDIFG, via the coding sequence TTGAATTTCCTGTCCCTCCGCTATTTCATAGAGGTTTCTAACCATCTTAGTTTCAGTGAGGCTTCCAAAACCCTGCATATCTCCCAGCCCGGACTTAGCCAACAGATTTCATCCCTCGAAAAACAATTAGGCTTTAAACTATTAAATCGAACGACAAGAAAAATCACTTTGACGGAAGAAGGAGAGTACATCTATAAAAAACTTGCTCCTTCCTTTGAAGATATCGAGAAAACAGTGAATTACATAGTTGAAAATAAAACCATCCCCAAGCCTAAAATGAAGATTGCTACCGTCCCCTCTGCAGCTAGCATATATATCCCGAAGTTATTGAAAAAGGTAGTGGAGGAATACCCTGAAACAGAATTTTACGTGCATGAAACAACATCCTCAAGAGCTGTGAAACTTGTAAACCAACAAAATTATCATATCGGATTCATCCGAACGCCCATACACAATAACATCATCGCAAATGAAGGATTAAGCATGATTGAATTCCTGAGATTTCCTTTACAATTGGTTGTTTCCATTGATCATCCACTAGCCCAGAAGGATTCCATACACTTATACGAAGCAAAAGACGAACCTTTTATCCATTATGATGCCGTTCAAGCACACTCCCTTCAATTCCTTTTGGAAAAAGCTTGTCTGACTGCTGGATTTTCACCTAAGGAATTATGTAAAGGATCCGAATTACTGACGATCGCCAATCTTATATCCAATAACTTAGGCGTTGCTCTCATGCCTGAAGATATGGTGAGCTTGTTGGGAAAAAGCAAAGTTAAAGCCTTGAACATCGATAACTCTGAATTATCCAGTTCCATTTCCGCAGTTTGGAAAAACAAGGATGAATCAATGCTGACTAAGCATATTTTGAAAACATTAAAAAATGAACATGCTTTTAACGATATATTTGGCTAA
- a CDS encoding sigma 54-interacting transcriptional regulator codes for MSGSSLTLIAGSTKTKEALQEQLELLLGDYVHVKSHAADEGLPHSLEDEIILYSSDAAYANKKGMYSVNAGKIIVGKRTVNHEYIDKLLRIPDGSSVLLVNDDDDATINLIESLYQLGVDHIQFIPFRKGILFYEDVQIAVSPGETHLCPPYIKEVIDIGVRLFDITTILEVVESCGLHKDISSKISERYISNIIELQRKLVYAERDAKQMSEHIQNVLGTVDDGILVVNGEGLISVFNNQLAALFHVEAQEVVNKYLEQVMNRRDITQFIMEGNDESKFFEIDSVDVVIFRLQMIKEHTIVATFKSVHQALEIEKTAQREMRNKGFYTKYCFDDIIGEDEVMKKRKQIAKKLALSEHPILIQGETGTGKELFAHAIHEHSLRKNGPFLAVNCSALTETLLESELFGYEEGAFTGAQKGGKKGLFEMADNGTIFLDEIGDISLTVQSHLLRVLQEGEIRRIGGKRIIPINVRVITATNKDLQGKMRDGSFRTDLFYRLNVLNLNIPSLKERRADIPLLIKHLITKSGKWVKVEQEVLEYFMQYEWPGNIRELKSTIDYMLTVCEGNVVTKSDLPFIHGLTGNSVPSEYPACESMLEMQERAFILEVIKQCNEKGKAASRELISSYSQDSDIFLSPQQIRRRLNILESEGFVIKGRGRAGTKITVAGIEYLYFLKSEHGMH; via the coding sequence ATGTCAGGGTCCTCACTTACACTAATAGCGGGAAGCACAAAAACAAAGGAAGCCTTGCAGGAACAGCTGGAACTATTGCTTGGAGACTATGTTCATGTCAAAAGCCATGCTGCAGATGAGGGTTTACCGCATTCTCTGGAAGATGAAATCATCTTGTATTCATCAGATGCCGCTTATGCTAATAAAAAGGGTATGTATAGCGTAAATGCCGGGAAAATAATTGTGGGAAAAAGAACGGTTAACCATGAGTACATTGACAAACTTTTAAGAATACCAGATGGTTCATCAGTTCTTCTGGTGAATGATGATGATGATGCAACTATAAATCTTATTGAATCCTTATATCAGCTTGGTGTCGATCATATTCAATTTATCCCTTTTCGGAAGGGTATATTGTTTTATGAGGATGTCCAAATTGCCGTTTCACCAGGAGAAACACATCTGTGTCCACCTTACATAAAAGAAGTAATCGATATAGGCGTGCGTCTTTTCGATATAACAACAATTCTGGAAGTAGTAGAAAGTTGTGGTTTGCACAAGGATATATCCTCGAAGATTTCAGAAAGGTATATTAGCAATATCATAGAATTACAACGTAAGCTCGTATATGCAGAGCGGGATGCCAAGCAAATGAGCGAACACATCCAAAATGTGTTGGGAACAGTCGATGATGGAATCTTGGTCGTTAACGGAGAAGGACTGATTTCAGTATTCAATAACCAGCTTGCGGCATTGTTCCATGTTGAGGCACAAGAGGTGGTTAATAAGTATCTAGAGCAAGTAATGAATCGCCGAGATATTACCCAATTCATCATGGAAGGTAATGATGAAAGCAAGTTCTTCGAAATAGACAGCGTGGATGTCGTAATTTTCCGATTGCAAATGATCAAAGAACATACAATCGTCGCAACCTTCAAAAGTGTACATCAAGCCTTAGAAATAGAAAAGACAGCACAAAGAGAAATGCGAAATAAAGGATTCTATACGAAATACTGCTTTGATGATATTATCGGCGAGGATGAAGTAATGAAAAAGCGTAAACAAATTGCCAAGAAGCTTGCCTTATCGGAGCATCCGATTTTGATTCAGGGCGAGACAGGAACAGGAAAAGAACTGTTTGCTCATGCCATTCATGAGCATTCCTTGCGAAAAAACGGGCCGTTTCTGGCTGTGAACTGTAGCGCATTAACAGAAACGCTACTTGAAAGCGAATTGTTTGGCTACGAAGAAGGGGCATTTACAGGAGCACAAAAGGGAGGCAAGAAAGGACTGTTTGAAATGGCGGATAATGGGACCATTTTTTTAGATGAAATTGGCGACATAAGTCTCACCGTTCAATCCCATCTGCTTCGAGTTCTGCAGGAGGGCGAAATTCGCAGGATTGGCGGAAAAAGAATCATTCCCATTAATGTTAGAGTGATTACCGCAACAAATAAAGATCTTCAAGGAAAGATGCGGGACGGTTCATTCAGAACAGACTTGTTTTACCGGCTGAATGTACTCAATCTGAACATTCCCTCACTCAAAGAAAGAAGAGCGGATATTCCGCTTTTGATAAAGCATCTCATCACAAAAAGCGGGAAGTGGGTAAAGGTGGAGCAAGAAGTTCTGGAGTATTTCATGCAATATGAATGGCCCGGCAACATACGAGAACTGAAAAGTACAATTGATTACATGCTGACCGTCTGTGAGGGGAATGTCGTGACGAAAAGTGACCTTCCGTTCATTCACGGTCTTACGGGAAACAGTGTGCCTTCTGAATATCCCGCATGTGAAAGTATGCTGGAAATGCAGGAGCGTGCTTTCATCCTGGAAGTAATCAAGCAATGCAACGAAAAAGGAAAAGCTGCAAGTAGAGAACTGATTTCAAGTTACAGTCAAGATTCCGACATTTTCTTGTCCCCTCAGCAGATCCGACGCCGCTTAAATATTTTAGAAAGCGAAGGGTTTGTCATCAAAGGCAGAGGACGGGCCGGTACGAAAATCACCGTTGCCGGAATAGAGTATTTATATTTTCTTAAGTCGGAGCATGGGATGCATTGA
- a CDS encoding TRAP transporter permease encodes MADKEKVKYLTEAEQQELLEKYDPEAGTRKLTGFLGHIAFFGLLAFSLFQLYTAIFGVFTAQIQRTIHLGFALSLIFLLFPANRKKRQKGKLQIAWFDILLAILSIGVGAYWPLFFEDIVMNVGRLGALDFAVGLMAILLVLEATRRAVGLPIMVIAILFVFYGIFGQYMPGFLAHRGLTLERLVQTMFFSTEGILGTPLAVSSTFIFLFLLFGSFLVRTGVGQYFNDLSTAIAGRRIGGPAKVAIFSSALQGTISGSSVANVVTSGAFTIPMMKNLGYKKEFAGAVEAAASTGGQLMPPIMGAAAFLMVEFIGNGITYWDIAKAAAIPAILYFSGIWIMTHFEAKRLGLRGLTKEEMPSKKEVFGKFYLLIPIIAIIILLMLNITVTHAALYSILISVLVGFINKDVRMKFIDIIYALVDGARTALAVAAATAAAGIIVGIVTKTGLGLKLANGLIDLSGGYLIPTLMLTMVAALILGMGSPTTANYVITSTIAAPAIILLGVPDLSAHLFVFYFGIIADITPPVALAAFAAAGVAGGEPIKTGIESSKLAIAAFIIPYIFVLSPQMLMIDTTWMEVVWVVLTAMSGMIAIGAGVIGYWMRKMHWLERVLAIIVGLLLIYPETISDIVGLSAFIVLLALQYLWKIDKHDTPNILNHKQSLEKN; translated from the coding sequence ATGGCTGATAAAGAAAAAGTGAAGTATTTAACCGAAGCGGAACAACAGGAGTTATTGGAAAAGTACGATCCTGAAGCTGGGACAAGGAAATTAACTGGCTTCTTGGGACACATTGCATTTTTTGGACTCTTAGCTTTTTCTCTATTCCAATTATATACTGCTATCTTTGGTGTTTTTACAGCACAAATCCAACGGACGATACATTTAGGGTTTGCACTCTCCCTGATTTTTTTACTATTTCCTGCTAACCGGAAAAAGCGTCAAAAAGGAAAGCTTCAAATTGCCTGGTTCGATATCCTTTTAGCGATCCTTAGTATTGGGGTAGGTGCCTATTGGCCATTATTTTTCGAGGATATTGTCATGAATGTCGGGCGCTTAGGAGCTTTGGATTTTGCAGTTGGTTTAATGGCCATTCTGTTGGTTTTAGAGGCAACGAGGCGTGCAGTAGGGCTTCCGATAATGGTCATCGCAATTTTATTCGTTTTCTATGGGATTTTTGGACAGTATATGCCGGGCTTCCTAGCCCATCGCGGTTTAACTCTGGAACGTTTGGTACAAACGATGTTCTTCTCGACAGAGGGCATTTTGGGTACGCCGTTAGCGGTGTCATCGACATTCATCTTCCTATTTTTATTGTTCGGTTCCTTTCTTGTCCGAACGGGTGTCGGTCAATACTTCAATGATCTTTCAACGGCTATTGCCGGTAGAAGGATAGGGGGACCCGCAAAGGTTGCGATTTTTTCCAGTGCTCTGCAAGGAACGATCAGCGGGAGCTCTGTAGCTAATGTTGTCACTTCAGGTGCATTTACGATACCAATGATGAAAAATCTTGGATATAAGAAGGAATTCGCTGGGGCAGTGGAAGCAGCGGCTTCGACAGGCGGTCAATTAATGCCTCCGATAATGGGGGCAGCGGCATTTTTAATGGTGGAGTTCATCGGGAACGGGATAACGTATTGGGATATAGCAAAGGCGGCTGCGATTCCAGCTATCCTTTACTTTTCAGGAATTTGGATCATGACCCATTTTGAAGCGAAACGACTGGGATTACGTGGATTGACGAAGGAAGAAATGCCAAGTAAAAAGGAAGTGTTCGGCAAATTTTATTTATTAATTCCGATCATCGCCATTATCATCTTGCTCATGCTGAATATCACGGTTACACATGCAGCCTTGTATTCCATCCTTATTTCGGTTCTCGTAGGATTCATAAACAAGGATGTCCGCATGAAATTCATCGATATCATTTATGCATTGGTGGATGGAGCTCGGACAGCACTTGCGGTTGCAGCAGCTACCGCAGCAGCCGGCATTATTGTAGGAATCGTTACGAAAACAGGGTTAGGGCTGAAGTTGGCTAATGGTTTAATCGATTTGTCTGGTGGATATTTGATTCCAACACTGATGCTAACGATGGTAGCAGCACTTATTTTGGGAATGGGTTCACCTACGACCGCCAATTATGTAATCACATCGACGATTGCAGCACCTGCAATAATTTTGCTTGGTGTTCCTGATTTATCAGCCCATTTATTCGTCTTCTATTTTGGCATTATAGCAGATATAACTCCTCCAGTTGCTTTAGCGGCATTTGCAGCGGCGGGTGTGGCAGGCGGTGAACCGATAAAAACGGGGATTGAGTCATCGAAACTTGCCATTGCTGCATTTATCATTCCATATATTTTTGTTCTCTCCCCACAAATGCTGATGATCGATACAACTTGGATGGAGGTTGTCTGGGTCGTTCTTACAGCAATGTCCGGCATGATTGCAATTGGTGCTGGTGTTATAGGTTACTGGATGAGGAAGATGCACTGGTTAGAAAGAGTCCTTGCCATAATCGTTGGTTTACTATTAATCTATCCTGAAACGATATCGGATATCGTTGGGTTATCTGCATTTATCGTATTACTGGCTTTACAATACCTTTGGAAGATTGACAAACACGACACTCCCAATATCCTGAATCATAAGCAAAGTCTAGAGAAGAATTAA
- the ggt gene encoding gamma-glutamyltransferase, producing the protein MKFLKSFILVTFSFFCMITPAFASVPGVDESMGRGATKGIVSVSHPLAAEAGIKVLKQGGNAVDAAAAIQLSLNVVEPMMSGIGGGGFIMIYNKKENKITMIDSREMAPQNVTPELFLDEKGKPIPFSKRHTSGKAVAVPGTLKGMETALEKYGTLKLSQVMDPAIRQAEKGVKVNWATAQYIGENVKKLENNQAAAKVFVPNGKPLEEGDTLVQPNLAKTLKLIKKQGSNVFYKGEIGEALTKEVQKREGTMTTEDLENYVVKEREPIRSEYRGFEVVGAASPSSGSLTVQQILELMEGFDVQKMGANSPEYLHYLTEAMHLAFADRAAYMADEDFYDVPTKGLLDEDYIKERRKLINPNRSTADVKAGDPWKYEGKEPTSMEKVKEEKTPIGQTTHFSVIDKWGNMVAYTTTIEQVFGSGIMVPDYGFMLNNEMTDFDATPGGVNQVEPRKRPRSSMSPTFVLKDGNPFMAIGSPGGATIIASVSETIMNVLDHQMRIQDAIYAPRIYSAGYPTVRWEPGIEQNTRLELMAKGHVYEEKPQHIGNVQAVIFDFEKGKMYGGADNTREGTVQGVYNVSHKSKQPKEIKEEKKGPFTLKVNGAVYPYTAEQMKLIDEKPYIQSDKLLLGLGVIGSGDLETFKPDKKSYLPVLRVAKSLGYKAKWNEKDKEALLEKDPADIEDPDDDGSVTN; encoded by the coding sequence ATGAAATTTTTAAAAAGTTTTATTTTAGTTACTTTCAGTTTCTTTTGTATGATCACACCAGCTTTTGCAAGTGTCCCTGGAGTGGATGAGTCAATGGGAAGGGGAGCAACAAAAGGAATCGTATCAGTTTCCCATCCGTTAGCAGCTGAAGCGGGTATAAAGGTACTAAAACAAGGTGGAAATGCAGTCGATGCAGCAGCTGCCATTCAATTATCGTTAAATGTAGTTGAGCCAATGATGTCTGGAATCGGCGGCGGTGGTTTTATCATGATTTATAATAAAAAGGAAAATAAAATAACGATGATAGATAGCCGCGAAATGGCACCGCAAAATGTTACGCCTGAACTTTTTTTAGATGAAAAAGGAAAACCTATTCCTTTTAGTAAACGACACACATCCGGGAAAGCGGTTGCTGTTCCTGGAACCCTAAAAGGGATGGAAACGGCTCTTGAGAAATATGGAACATTGAAATTATCTCAAGTTATGGACCCGGCCATTAGACAAGCTGAAAAAGGGGTAAAGGTCAATTGGGCAACAGCTCAATATATCGGTGAAAATGTAAAAAAACTTGAAAATAACCAAGCGGCTGCAAAAGTTTTTGTACCAAATGGAAAACCATTGGAAGAGGGAGATACCCTCGTTCAGCCGAATCTGGCAAAGACTCTTAAGTTAATAAAAAAACAAGGTTCTAACGTTTTTTATAAAGGTGAAATCGGGGAAGCCCTTACGAAAGAAGTTCAAAAACGTGAAGGAACGATGACAACCGAGGATTTGGAAAACTATGTGGTGAAAGAGAGAGAGCCAATTAGATCGGAATATAGGGGATTTGAAGTGGTGGGGGCTGCTTCACCAAGTTCAGGCAGCTTGACTGTCCAACAAATCCTGGAGCTAATGGAAGGATTCGATGTACAAAAGATGGGGGCGAACTCCCCTGAGTATCTTCATTATCTAACTGAAGCCATGCATCTAGCATTTGCCGATCGCGCTGCCTATATGGCAGATGAAGATTTTTATGATGTACCAACAAAAGGACTATTGGATGAAGATTATATAAAAGAAAGAAGAAAACTAATTAATCCAAATAGATCAACAGCAGATGTCAAAGCAGGTGATCCATGGAAGTATGAGGGCAAAGAACCCACTTCAATGGAGAAGGTAAAAGAAGAGAAAACCCCAATCGGACAAACGACTCACTTTTCTGTAATTGATAAGTGGGGAAATATGGTTGCTTATACGACTACAATCGAGCAAGTGTTCGGATCAGGTATCATGGTACCTGATTATGGATTCATGCTTAATAATGAAATGACCGATTTTGATGCCACACCCGGTGGAGTTAACCAGGTGGAACCAAGAAAAAGACCGAGAAGCAGTATGTCCCCGACCTTCGTATTAAAAGATGGTAATCCCTTCATGGCCATTGGTTCACCAGGCGGGGCGACGATAATCGCATCGGTATCTGAAACGATTATGAATGTGCTTGATCATCAAATGCGTATTCAAGATGCGATATATGCTCCACGTATTTATTCTGCTGGTTATCCGACAGTTAGATGGGAACCGGGAATTGAACAAAATACAAGGTTAGAGTTAATGGCAAAAGGCCATGTTTATGAAGAAAAACCCCAACATATCGGAAATGTGCAAGCTGTTATTTTTGATTTTGAAAAGGGGAAAATGTATGGAGGAGCCGATAATACGAGAGAAGGAACTGTTCAAGGAGTGTATAATGTTTCCCATAAATCGAAACAGCCAAAAGAAATAAAAGAAGAAAAGAAAGGACCGTTTACCTTAAAAGTGAATGGAGCCGTTTATCCTTATACAGCTGAACAAATGAAACTGATAGATGAAAAACCCTATATCCAATCAGACAAATTGCTACTTGGTTTGGGTGTAATTGGATCAGGGGACTTAGAAACATTTAAACCTGATAAAAAATCGTATCTACCGGTGTTAAGAGTAGCGAAATCCCTAGGATATAAAGCAAAATGGAACGAAAAAGACAAAGAGGCACTATTGGAAAAAGATCCGGCGGATATTGAAGATCCAGACGATGATGGTAGTGTCACCAATTAA
- a CDS encoding transporter substrate-binding domain-containing protein, with amino-acid sequence MKNKKISHVLTIGLALVTILAGCGSGTSTSNEADANSGSTSGVRKVKVAYDQASKPMSWLDEKGNPTGYDVEVMKLVDELLPAYEFEYIGTSSDDLLVGIEQGKYQVGVKNAFWTEERTEKFIFPKEFLGLSSAGLVLKKENSKIKNLKDFASAGFSLAPIAANNAQYTIVDEYNQANPDNKVKLKAGDAFTVDVIQWVNEGRVDGGIAIEGAFKKQVADDGPYHNLVDDLVYNEFAVIKTWPLFNKKEQKFADAYDEAIKKIKDEKKTNELSKKFYGRDLFEVLGTVER; translated from the coding sequence ATGAAAAATAAAAAAATTAGCCATGTTTTAACTATCGGTTTAGCGTTGGTAACCATATTAGCGGGGTGCGGATCAGGTACATCAACGAGTAATGAAGCCGATGCAAATTCAGGTAGCACTTCAGGTGTCCGAAAGGTAAAAGTAGCCTATGACCAAGCGTCAAAACCTATGTCTTGGCTGGATGAGAAGGGAAATCCAACTGGATATGATGTGGAAGTTATGAAATTGGTTGATGAATTACTACCGGCATACGAATTCGAATATATTGGCACATCAAGCGATGACCTGTTAGTAGGCATTGAACAAGGTAAATATCAAGTGGGGGTTAAAAATGCTTTCTGGACAGAGGAAAGGACTGAGAAGTTCATCTTTCCTAAAGAATTCCTTGGATTAAGCAGTGCGGGCCTTGTTTTAAAGAAAGAAAATTCAAAGATCAAAAATCTCAAGGACTTTGCTTCAGCGGGCTTCTCCTTAGCACCAATCGCAGCAAACAACGCTCAATACACGATCGTTGATGAGTATAATCAGGCGAATCCGGACAATAAGGTGAAATTGAAAGCCGGAGATGCATTCACTGTAGATGTAATTCAATGGGTAAATGAAGGCCGTGTCGACGGTGGAATAGCGATCGAGGGAGCTTTTAAGAAGCAAGTGGCCGACGATGGCCCCTATCATAATTTAGTGGATGATCTAGTTTACAATGAATTTGCAGTCATTAAAACCTGGCCATTATTCAACAAAAAAGAACAAAAATTCGCAGATGCTTATGATGAAGCGATTAAAAAAATTAAAGACGAAAAGAAGACGAATGAGTTAAGCAAAAAGTTTTATGGTCGGGATTTATTCGAAGTTTTGGGAACTGTAGAGAGATAA
- a CDS encoding DUF1850 domain-containing protein: MKFKKFMAFGIPLIIAFLLFFPYKHVIAFSYQDQGELVAYLPLKSKKNFQIKYTHSIHLSDVLESYRFSGRQIKQTELAFYDFAVGMPSNAEGEEVFEEKDGTYFIKNMNRSFAYIDLRLGQVRANHRLVYDEKTYTLADFIKPGTWVRISSEKISIWEQLKGVRING, from the coding sequence ATGAAATTCAAGAAATTCATGGCGTTTGGTATACCTCTGATCATCGCTTTTCTATTATTTTTTCCGTATAAACATGTCATTGCATTTTCCTACCAGGACCAAGGGGAATTAGTAGCGTACTTGCCATTGAAAAGCAAAAAAAATTTCCAAATTAAGTATACACACTCCATCCACCTCTCGGATGTACTGGAATCATATCGTTTTTCCGGTAGGCAAATCAAACAAACCGAACTTGCTTTTTACGATTTTGCAGTCGGTATGCCTTCTAATGCAGAGGGGGAGGAAGTATTCGAAGAGAAAGATGGGACCTACTTCATAAAAAATATGAATCGCAGTTTCGCTTATATAGATTTACGGCTAGGACAAGTCAGAGCTAACCATCGATTAGTATATGATGAAAAAACATATACATTGGCAGACTTTATTAAGCCAGGAACATGGGTCAGGATTTCATCGGAAAAAATTTCAATATGGGAACAGTTGAAAGGAGTGAGGATTAATGGCTGA